One segment of Triticum aestivum cultivar Chinese Spring chromosome 2A, IWGSC CS RefSeq v2.1, whole genome shotgun sequence DNA contains the following:
- the LOC123187152 gene encoding dirigent protein 5-like, giving the protein MQGLAVTSKLSLAVVVVVFLLGSAGAVHGLRRVVSSSSDEPCNEMTLYYHDILYNGVNNTKNATSAAATKPTALSTTHWKNGTYFGTLVVFNDPMTVGKALPVAGEEPAARAQEFYFYDKQESYTSWFGFSIVFNSTAHKGTLNLVGADLMDDKTRDLSVVGGTGDFFMARGIATLRLDASEGTVYFRLQMDIKLYECYV; this is encoded by the coding sequence ATGCAAGGCCTCGCAGTAACTTCCAAGCTGTCACTGGCCGTCGTGGTCGTGGTGTTTCTGCTGGGCTCCGCAGGCGCTGTCCACGGCCTGAGGAGGGTCGTCTCCAGCAGCTCCGACGAGCCGTGCAACGAGATGACGCTCTACTACCACGACATCCTCTACAACGGCGTCAACAACACGAAGAACGCGACGTCGGCGGCGGCCACAAAGCCCACGGCGCTGAGCACGACCCACTGGAAGAACGGCACCTACTTCGGCACGCTCGTGGTGTTCAACGACCCCATGACGGTGGGGAAGGCGCTACCCGTGGCAGGGGAGGAGCCTGCGGCGCGCGCCCAGGAGTTTTACTTCTACGACAAGCAGGAGTCATACACCTCCTGGTTTGGCTTCTCCATCGTCTTCAACTCCACGGCGCACAAgggcaccctcaacctcgtcggtGCGGACCTCATGGATGACAAGACGCGGGACCTCTCTGTCGTCGGCGGCACCGGCGACTTCTTCATGGCGCGGGGCATCGCCACCCTCCGCCTCGATGCCTCCGAGGGAACCGTCTACTTCCGTCTACAGATGGACATCAAGCTCTACGAGTGCTACGTATGA
- the LOC123187153 gene encoding dirigent protein 5-like — translation MQGLTASSKLSLAVVFAVFLLGSAGAAHGLTRVVSSSSDEPCNKMTLYYHDILYNGVNNTRNATSAAATKPTALSTTHWKNGTYFGTLVVFNDPMTVGKALPVAGEEPAARAQGFYFYDDKTRDLSVVGGTGDFFMARGIATLRLDASEGTVYFRLQMDIKLYECYV, via the exons ATGCAAGGTCTCACAGCATCTTCCAAGCTGTCACTGGCCGTCGTGTTCGCGGTGTTTCTGCTGGGCTCGGCGGGCGCCGCCCACGGCCTGACGAGGGTCGTCTCCAGCAGCTCTGATGAGCCCTGCAACAAGATGACGCTCTATTACCACGACATCCTCTACAACGGCGTCAACAACACGCGGAACGCGACATCGGCCGCGGCCACCAAGCCCACGGCACTGAGCACAACCCACTGGAAGAATGGCACCTACTTTGGCACTCTGGTGGTGTTTAACGACCCCATGACGGTGGGGAAGGCGCTACCCGTGGCGGGGGAGGAGCCCGCGGCGCGCGCCCAGGGCTTCTACTTCTAC GACGACAAGACGCGGGACCTCTCCGTTGTCGGCGGCACCGGCGACTTCTTCATGGCGCGCGGCATTGCCACGCTCCGGCTCGATGCCTCCGAGGGAACCGTCTACTTCCGTCTGCAGATGGACATCAAGCTCTACGAGTGCTACGTTTGA
- the LOC123187151 gene encoding dirigent protein 5-like has product MQGPTASFRVSLSIVVAVFLLGSSAAAAHGLRRVVSSSSDEPCNEMTLYYHDILYNGVNNTRNATSAAATKPTALSTTHWKNGTYFGMLVVFDDPLTVGKALPVAGEEPAARAQGFYFYDKQESYTSWFGFSIVFNSTAHKGTMNLVGADLMDDKTRDLSVVGGTGDFFMARGIATLRLDASEGAVYFRLQMDIKLYECYV; this is encoded by the coding sequence ATGCAAGGCCCCACGGCATCTTTCAGGGTGTCTTTGTCCATCGTGGTCGCGGTGTTTCTCTTGGGCTCATCGGCGGCCGCTGCCCACGGCCTGAGGAGGGTCGTCTCCAGCAGCTCCGACGAGCCGTGCAACGAGATGACGCTCTACTACCACGACATCCTCTACAACGGCGTCAACAACACGCGGAACGCGACGTCCGCGGCGGCCACCAAGCCCACGGCGCTGAGCACGACCCACTGGAAGAACGGCACCTACTTCGGCATGCTGGTGGTGTTCGACGACCCATTGACGGTGGGGAAGGCGCTACCCGTGGCCGGGGAGGAGCCCGCGGCGCGCGCCCAGGGGTTCTACTTCTACGACAAGCAGGAGTCGTACACCTCCTGGTTTGGCTTCTCCATCGTCTTCAACTCCACGGCGCACAAGGGCACCATGAACCTCGTCGGCGCGGACCTCATGGACGACAAGACGCGGGACCTCTCCGTCGTCGGCGGCACCGGCGACTTCTTCATGGCGCGCGGCATCGCCACGCTCCGCCTTGACGCCTCCGAGGGAGCCGTCTACTTCCGTCTGCAGATGGACATCAAGCTCTACGAGTGCTACGTCTGA
- the LOC123187150 gene encoding uncharacterized protein, translated as MEQRQSITMSKLDSSGVTVLDDLPESIIAGEILIRLPAEDILRCRAVCKLWCHATSAHDFLLAHHHRQPSLLLINCFNRDNRFCDGHLCVFCGDHAGSTGRKLCRPILWYADHTQDVDSLAIQAACDGLLIVSYKDNGRRFDICNPTTRQRAPLLLLPGPRCRASAKSIRIAGFYQHCPSREYRLLYSIWTRNENGFSFTTDFYVLSVGSDEPRPIGHPPMGQDLLDGLTCSSNVSVLHRGSLHWGLERYHSDVSKILVFDTADETFRWMSRPTGMSFWTLLLEIDSVLAMCTSHNGIVVDIHMMQDYEAEVWAFKYRIDLSALKASLPLDLRVRCLRKIAVLDKHELLIELDAGHLVHCDIDGKFLGHVKCSECEESRVHITPYRFQENIIPLPLLEMQDDYVIPEAEDDDEIHYFIWPYP; from the coding sequence ATGGAGCAGCGGCAATCAATCACCATGTCGAAGCTAGACAGCAGCGGTGTGACAGTCCTCGACGACTTGCCAGAGTCCATAATTGCCGGGGAGATACTCATCAGGTTGCCGGCAGAGGACATCCTTCGCTGCCGTGCTGTGTGCAAGTTGTGGTGCCATGCCACCTCCGCCCACGACTTCCTTCTCGCTCACCATCATCGCCAGCCCTCGCTCCTTCTCATCAATTGCTTCAACCGTGACAACAGATTCTGTGACGGCCATCTCTGCGTCTTCTGCGGCGACCATGCTGGGTCTACCGGCCGCAAGCTCTGCCGGCCCATCCTCTGGTATGCTGACCACACGCAGGATGTAGACAGCCTCGCTATCCAGGCTGCCTGTGATGGCCTCCTCATCGTCTCTTACAAAGATAATGGCAGACGCTTCGATATCTGCAATCCAACAACCCGCCAACGTGCTCCCCTGTTGCTGCTTCCTGGACCAAGATGTCGTGCTTCAGCTAAAAGCATTCGCATAGCAGGATTCTACCAGCATTGCCCGTCCAGAGAATACCGTCTGCTCTACTCAATCTGGACAAGGAATGAGAATGGTTTCTCTTTCACGACTGATTTCTATGTCCTCTCGGTGGGATCTGATGAGCCTAGGCCCATAGGACATCCACCTATGGGACAAGACCTACTGGATGGACTGACCTGTTCGTCTAATGTATCTGTTCTCCACCGCGGCAGCCTGCATTGGGGACTAGAACGGTACCACTCTGACGTCAGCAAAATTCTAGTGTTTGACACTGCTGATGAGACATTTAGGTGGATGAGCCGTCCCACCGGGATGAGCTTTTGGACACTGTTGTTGGAGATTGACAGTGTGCTTGCTATGTGCACCAGTCACAATGGCATTGTTGTAGATATACACATGATGCAGGACTATGAGGCTGAGGTCTGGGCCTTCAAGTACCGGATTGACCTGTCAGCACTGAAGGCGTCCCTACCGCTTGATCTAAGGGTGAGATGTTTACGCAAGATTGCTGTGCTCGACAAGCATGAGTTGCTCATTGAGCTTGATGCTGGGCATCTTGTGCACTGTGATATTGATGGCAAGTTTCTGGGACACGTGAAATGCAGTGAGTGTGAGGAAAGCCGTGTGCACATTACACCTTATCGCTTCCAGGAGAATATCATTCCACTTCCGCTCTTGGAGATGCAAGATGATTATGTGATACcagaagcagaagatgatgatgagatccattacttcatctggcCATATCCATAG